A genomic stretch from Schaalia odontolytica includes:
- a CDS encoding NfeD family protein → MTTWWLWILAALVCGIVEVMSVSFVFLMFAIGALAAGIAGAFGANLTIQVIVFVVVSIVLLVAARPFLKGRIERSKDYVPSNTDGLIGKTGYVTEVVGERHGRIQFSGGEWSARTEGPELPAGAEVRVERIDGATAVVSALNPTVPSPTQPHQGSAS, encoded by the coding sequence ATGACTACCTGGTGGCTGTGGATTCTCGCCGCCCTGGTGTGTGGCATCGTCGAGGTCATGAGCGTGAGCTTCGTGTTCCTCATGTTCGCTATCGGAGCGTTGGCTGCCGGTATCGCGGGCGCGTTTGGCGCGAACCTCACGATCCAGGTCATCGTCTTCGTCGTTGTTTCAATCGTTTTGCTGGTGGCTGCGCGTCCCTTCCTGAAGGGCCGGATCGAGCGCTCCAAAGACTATGTCCCGAGCAATACGGATGGGTTGATTGGCAAGACCGGCTACGTGACCGAGGTCGTGGGGGAGCGCCACGGTCGCATCCAGTTTTCGGGCGGTGAGTGGAGCGCGCGAACCGAGGGGCCTGAGCTTCCTGCGGGTGCCGAGGTTCGTGTCGAGCGTATCGACGGAGCTACCGCCGTCGTCAGTGCCCTCAACCCGACGGTCCCGTCGCCGACCCAGCCGCATCAGGGCTCGGCCTCCTGA
- a CDS encoding SPFH domain-containing protein produces MSSGDVIGNIVVIVVLAFIVFVVVSLVRAVRIVPQSQAYVVERLGRFQAVMQGGFHLLVPFVDRVAARIDLREQVANFPPQPVITADQAMVSIDSVIYFQITDPRSATYEVANFLQAIEQLTATTLRNLIGSLDLEQTQTSRESINKQLRGVLDEATGPWGIRVTRVELKSIEPPPRVLAAMEQQITAERTKRATILTAEAEREAQIKKAEGAKQAAVLAASAQQEAQVLQAKGQKEALILQAEGARQAQILRAQGESEAIATVFAAINAGKATPELLSYKYLEMLPKIADGQASKLWMLPSDLTGALESISKGFNLGK; encoded by the coding sequence ATGAGTTCTGGTGATGTCATCGGCAACATCGTGGTGATCGTGGTTCTTGCGTTCATTGTTTTCGTCGTCGTCTCGCTCGTGCGTGCGGTGCGGATCGTCCCGCAGTCTCAGGCCTACGTCGTTGAGCGCCTGGGCCGCTTCCAGGCCGTGATGCAGGGAGGCTTCCACCTCCTCGTCCCCTTCGTGGACCGCGTCGCTGCCCGTATCGATCTGCGTGAGCAGGTCGCTAATTTCCCGCCTCAGCCCGTCATCACCGCCGACCAGGCGATGGTGTCGATCGATTCCGTCATCTACTTCCAGATCACGGATCCACGCAGCGCGACCTACGAAGTCGCGAACTTCCTGCAGGCGATCGAGCAGCTGACCGCGACGACACTGCGTAACCTCATTGGCTCTCTCGATCTGGAGCAGACCCAGACGTCTCGTGAGTCGATCAATAAGCAGCTGCGTGGTGTTCTCGACGAGGCAACGGGCCCCTGGGGTATTCGCGTGACCCGCGTGGAACTCAAGTCGATCGAGCCGCCGCCGCGAGTCCTAGCGGCCATGGAACAGCAGATCACGGCTGAGCGCACCAAGCGCGCGACGATTCTGACGGCCGAAGCCGAGCGCGAGGCTCAGATTAAGAAGGCCGAGGGTGCTAAGCAGGCCGCCGTTCTGGCAGCTTCTGCCCAGCAGGAGGCACAGGTTCTTCAGGCGAAGGGCCAGAAGGAAGCGCTGATCCTGCAGGCCGAGGGTGCTCGCCAGGCGCAGATCCTGCGCGCACAGGGCGAGTCCGAGGCCATCGCGACGGTCTTCGCCGCGATTAACGCGGGTAAGGCTACGCCCGAGCTTCTGTCCTACAAGTACCTCGAAATGCTGCCGAAGATCGCCGACGGTCAGGCGTCCAAGCTGTGGATGCTTCCTTCCGATCTCACCGGCGCACTGGAATCCATCTCGAAGGGTTTCAACCTGGGCAAGTAA
- a CDS encoding glutamine synthetase family protein, producing the protein MDSHQEYVLREVAQKNIRFIRLWFTDVAGVLKSISIDPGELEEAFAEGIGFDGSAVEGLTRVYESDMLLKPDASTFQLLPWRSNEDPVARMFCDVLMPDGRPAPSDPRGVLERAVERAADAGFRVMIHPEIEFYLLRQPVTPDRMIPVDQAGYFDHVARGDSNDFRRRAVRMLEDMAIPVEFSHHEGGPGQNEIDLRAVDPVRAADNIMTARTLIEEVALREELVATFMPKPFIEHPGSGMHTHLSLFEGEENAFFSPAGQYRLSTTGRQFIAGLLAHAEEIAAITNQHVNSYKRLWGGGEAPSYVCWGHLNRSALVRVPLYKPKKAAAARIEYRAPDPSANPYLAFAVLIAAGLDGIEQKMELMPEAEDNVWDLSDRERQVMGIRALPASLSDAVRCMKSSDLVASTLGEQVFDYVIRNKRKEWTEYRQQITRQELEQFLKVVPR; encoded by the coding sequence GTGGATTCGCATCAGGAATACGTGCTGCGCGAGGTAGCGCAGAAGAACATTCGCTTTATCCGTTTGTGGTTCACGGACGTTGCGGGTGTGCTCAAGTCGATTTCGATTGACCCCGGCGAGCTCGAGGAGGCTTTCGCTGAGGGCATCGGCTTTGACGGATCGGCCGTCGAGGGCCTGACGCGCGTGTATGAGTCGGACATGCTTCTCAAACCCGATGCCTCGACGTTTCAGCTGCTGCCCTGGCGTTCCAACGAGGACCCGGTAGCGCGCATGTTCTGCGACGTTCTTATGCCCGACGGGCGACCGGCGCCCTCCGATCCTCGCGGTGTTCTGGAGCGCGCGGTGGAGCGTGCCGCCGACGCGGGTTTCCGGGTCATGATCCATCCCGAGATCGAGTTCTACCTGCTGCGCCAGCCCGTCACGCCCGACCGTATGATTCCTGTGGACCAGGCTGGATACTTCGATCATGTCGCTCGCGGGGACTCGAACGACTTCCGCCGCCGGGCTGTGCGCATGCTCGAAGATATGGCGATCCCGGTCGAGTTTTCGCATCACGAGGGCGGACCGGGACAAAACGAAATCGACCTGCGCGCTGTGGATCCCGTGCGCGCGGCCGACAACATCATGACCGCCCGCACTCTCATCGAAGAGGTCGCCTTGCGCGAAGAACTCGTCGCGACGTTCATGCCCAAGCCCTTCATAGAACACCCGGGCTCCGGAATGCATACGCACCTGTCGCTGTTTGAGGGAGAAGAAAACGCGTTCTTCTCACCGGCGGGCCAGTATCGACTCTCCACGACCGGACGCCAGTTCATCGCGGGCTTGCTGGCCCACGCCGAGGAGATCGCGGCGATCACCAACCAGCACGTGAACTCCTACAAGCGTCTGTGGGGTGGGGGAGAGGCACCGTCCTACGTGTGCTGGGGGCACCTGAACCGATCCGCTCTCGTGCGTGTTCCGCTGTACAAGCCGAAGAAGGCGGCCGCGGCACGCATCGAGTACCGCGCGCCCGACCCGAGTGCGAATCCATATCTGGCTTTCGCAGTCCTCATCGCGGCGGGCTTGGACGGTATCGAACAGAAGATGGAGCTCATGCCCGAGGCTGAGGACAACGTGTGGGATCTGTCGGACCGTGAGCGTCAGGTCATGGGTATTCGCGCCCTTCCGGCTTCCCTGTCCGACGCCGTGCGTTGTATGAAGAGCTCCGACCTGGTGGCATCCACCCTCGGTGAGCAGGTGTTTGACTACGTCATCCGGAACAAGCGCAAGGAGTGGACGGAGTACCGTCAGCAGATCACTCGCCAGGAACTCGAGCAATTCCTCAAGGTCGTTCCCCGGTGA
- a CDS encoding bifunctional [glutamine synthetase] adenylyltransferase/[glutamine synthetase]-adenylyl-L-tyrosine phosphorylase — MTPDELRVAGFLDPQRALGFLEELPGGAEAWAPDLGASADPDLALLAVIRLHEADPGLVGSAVDDPRVRRRLCAVLGASQWLGDYVIADPARAPAIWEDPGESAQLLLASVGATRLDTGAFVASEKATVDHLRAAYRRVLLFLAADDLTSDDPEGVMPEVGRRIADLVDATLEASLALARRDIDPQGRIPLAIIAMGKTGARELNYISDVDVVYVADSGADGDERGVLEVATRLAAATASACSGPGTEAPLWTVDTNLRPEGRNGALVRTVESYRQYWDKWAQTWEFQALLKARACAGDESVGRAFEEAAQPYVWSAATREGFVEAARAMRRRVEDNISRSHVSRELKLGRGGLRDVEFTVQLLQLVHGRTDAFLRVRSTLDAIDALREGGYIARSDAGQLASCYRFLRAVEHRTQLPRMRRTHLIPDKERELRVLGRAMGPARFPDAESITSRIDEVRTRVRALHEDVFYRPIIAATASLSEDEASLHADGARDRLAAIGYRDPAGALTHIRALTQGTSRRAAIQRHLLPVFISWLAGGADPDMGLLNFRILSEDIGDSHWYLALLRDSGVAAHRLTTMLPNSRWIAEALAKRPEAVAWLDDDGELAPREPHRLAREVAALIDRHEDAAEAAARVRAVRTRELTRCAMSDLLGGVDPRGHAIADATDAAILGALAIAQREEAQRWGRERAHVVFVAMGRYGGRECSYASDADVIALHEAVGGVCDAEAAASATAIVNRVKSLLGSATSQLGIVVDLGLRPEGKNGPMSRTIESHREYAQRWASTWERQAAVRARPIGEGRLADRARELFAEFAYGGVSETDLRDIRLLKARMENERLPRGIEAARHVKLGPGGLSDVEWTIQLIQMRDAQRVPALCTPSTTGAILAAREGGLLEASDAHTLLDAWDMATRIRAANTLASGRMSGVKLDVLPRDSAELRALAAILGYGSGGLNALEDDWLRAGRKARAVMERLFWEQQ; from the coding sequence GTGACGCCCGACGAACTACGGGTTGCAGGATTCCTGGACCCTCAGCGCGCCCTCGGCTTCCTTGAGGAGCTTCCGGGTGGGGCCGAGGCCTGGGCACCAGATCTGGGGGCAAGCGCCGACCCCGATCTGGCGCTGCTCGCGGTGATCCGTCTTCACGAGGCCGACCCCGGCCTCGTGGGCAGTGCTGTCGATGACCCGCGTGTGCGGCGTCGACTGTGCGCCGTCCTGGGGGCAAGCCAGTGGCTTGGCGACTACGTCATCGCTGATCCCGCCCGCGCGCCAGCGATCTGGGAGGATCCAGGGGAGAGCGCACAGCTACTGCTGGCGTCCGTGGGCGCGACGAGGCTGGACACCGGGGCTTTCGTGGCCTCGGAGAAGGCAACTGTGGACCACCTGCGTGCCGCTTATCGTCGCGTGCTGCTGTTCCTGGCCGCCGACGATCTGACGAGCGACGACCCTGAAGGCGTGATGCCCGAGGTCGGGCGGCGCATCGCGGATCTGGTCGACGCGACCCTCGAAGCCAGCCTCGCCCTGGCGAGGCGCGACATAGACCCGCAGGGGCGCATCCCCCTCGCCATTATCGCGATGGGCAAAACGGGAGCGCGCGAGCTCAACTACATCTCCGACGTTGACGTCGTCTATGTCGCCGATTCCGGGGCGGATGGAGACGAACGAGGTGTCCTTGAGGTCGCGACGCGCCTCGCTGCGGCAACGGCCTCGGCGTGCTCGGGACCCGGCACCGAAGCTCCGCTGTGGACCGTCGATACGAATTTGCGCCCGGAGGGACGCAACGGAGCGCTCGTGCGCACCGTCGAATCCTACCGACAGTACTGGGACAAGTGGGCACAAACATGGGAGTTTCAAGCGCTGCTCAAGGCGCGTGCCTGCGCGGGAGATGAAAGCGTTGGGCGAGCGTTCGAGGAGGCCGCGCAGCCCTACGTGTGGAGTGCCGCCACCCGCGAAGGATTCGTCGAGGCTGCGCGCGCGATGCGCAGACGCGTCGAAGATAACATTTCTCGTTCTCATGTCTCGCGCGAGCTAAAGCTCGGGCGCGGCGGCCTGCGCGATGTCGAGTTCACCGTCCAGCTGCTCCAGCTCGTCCACGGACGTACCGATGCCTTTTTGCGCGTGAGGTCGACGCTGGACGCGATCGACGCGCTGCGCGAGGGCGGCTACATCGCCCGCAGCGACGCGGGTCAGCTCGCCTCGTGCTATCGCTTCCTCCGAGCCGTCGAGCACCGGACCCAGTTGCCCCGCATGCGACGCACGCACCTGATTCCCGACAAGGAACGCGAACTGCGGGTGCTCGGGCGGGCGATGGGTCCGGCGCGTTTCCCTGACGCGGAGTCGATCACCTCCAGGATCGATGAGGTTCGTACGCGTGTGAGGGCTCTCCATGAAGACGTTTTCTACCGTCCGATCATCGCCGCGACGGCATCGCTGAGCGAGGACGAGGCGTCCCTGCATGCCGACGGTGCGCGTGACCGACTGGCGGCTATCGGCTATCGGGACCCGGCCGGAGCGCTCACACACATTCGCGCACTTACCCAGGGAACGAGCAGGCGTGCGGCTATTCAACGCCACCTCCTTCCGGTGTTCATCTCGTGGCTGGCCGGTGGGGCCGACCCCGACATGGGCCTGTTGAACTTCCGGATCCTGTCCGAGGACATTGGCGATTCGCATTGGTATCTCGCGCTTCTGCGAGACTCGGGCGTCGCTGCCCACAGGCTCACGACCATGCTCCCGAACTCGCGCTGGATCGCCGAGGCCCTCGCCAAGCGTCCCGAGGCCGTGGCCTGGCTCGACGACGATGGCGAGTTGGCTCCGCGCGAGCCGCATCGGCTAGCTCGGGAAGTTGCGGCCCTCATTGACCGTCACGAGGACGCGGCCGAGGCGGCCGCTCGAGTCCGAGCCGTGCGCACGCGTGAGCTCACGCGTTGCGCGATGAGCGACCTGCTGGGCGGCGTCGATCCGCGTGGGCACGCGATCGCAGACGCAACGGACGCGGCGATTCTCGGCGCACTCGCCATCGCCCAACGTGAGGAAGCCCAGCGCTGGGGGCGCGAGCGGGCCCACGTCGTCTTCGTCGCGATGGGACGCTACGGTGGACGCGAGTGCTCGTACGCCTCCGATGCCGACGTGATCGCCCTACACGAGGCCGTAGGCGGAGTCTGCGACGCTGAGGCGGCGGCCAGTGCAACCGCGATTGTTAACCGCGTGAAGAGCCTACTAGGGTCGGCGACGAGCCAGCTGGGTATCGTCGTCGACCTAGGCCTGCGCCCCGAGGGCAAGAACGGCCCAATGAGCCGCACGATCGAGTCCCATCGTGAGTACGCCCAGCGCTGGGCTTCGACGTGGGAGAGGCAGGCGGCGGTGCGTGCCCGTCCGATCGGGGAGGGCCGCCTTGCTGATCGGGCCCGAGAACTGTTCGCGGAGTTCGCCTATGGGGGAGTGAGCGAAACGGATCTGCGTGACATTCGCCTGCTGAAGGCGCGCATGGAGAACGAGCGTCTGCCGCGGGGAATCGAAGCTGCACGCCACGTCAAGCTCGGCCCGGGCGGCCTCAGCGATGTCGAGTGGACGATCCAGCTCATTCAAATGCGCGATGCGCAGCGGGTGCCGGCCCTGTGCACGCCCTCCACGACGGGCGCGATTCTGGCGGCGCGCGAGGGTGGATTGCTGGAAGCGAGCGATGCACACACACTGCTGGATGCGTGGGACATGGCAACCCGTATTCGCGCGGCCAACACGCTGGCAAGTGGCCGCATGAGCGGAGTGAAACTCGACGTCTTACCCCGTGACAGCGCGGAGCTGCGTGCCCTTGCGGCGATCCTCGGGTACGGTAGCGGCGGGCTAAACGCCCTCGAAGACGACTGGCTGCGCGCTGGACGCAAAGCGCGCGCCGTCATGGAACGACTTTTCTGGGAGCAGCAGTGA
- a CDS encoding histidine phosphatase family protein codes for MKIVLVRHGQTPANRLGALDTVRPGLGLTPEGLLQAQRLADRWESEVAPPPTVIALSGLHRTRLTAAPLASAYGLTPQVHPGIRELRSGDLEMAADPASQSLYVRTTLSWCAGDLDNHMPGGESGREALARSLETVRRVGLAAREQAGDEAVAVFVIHGALTRLLATWLSTDIDEDLVSKHFMSNTGTSTFEWAPDFTPSSADELAKGLHALTWNDRPLDQWD; via the coding sequence GTGAAGATTGTGCTGGTACGGCACGGACAGACCCCCGCGAATCGCCTCGGTGCGCTCGACACGGTGCGCCCCGGTCTCGGGCTGACTCCCGAAGGACTCCTCCAGGCCCAGCGCCTCGCGGATCGATGGGAGTCCGAGGTTGCGCCGCCTCCCACCGTCATCGCACTGTCCGGGCTGCACCGTACGCGCCTGACCGCGGCGCCTCTGGCTAGCGCCTACGGGTTGACCCCGCAGGTGCACCCCGGCATCCGCGAGCTACGCTCCGGCGATCTCGAAATGGCGGCCGACCCGGCATCGCAGTCCCTCTACGTGCGCACGACCCTGTCGTGGTGCGCCGGGGATTTGGATAATCACATGCCCGGCGGCGAAAGCGGGCGCGAGGCCCTGGCCCGCTCGCTGGAGACCGTGCGTCGGGTGGGCCTGGCCGCACGCGAGCAAGCTGGGGACGAGGCCGTCGCGGTGTTCGTCATCCATGGTGCCCTCACGCGCCTGCTGGCCACGTGGCTGTCCACCGACATCGACGAGGACCTCGTCTCCAAGCACTTCATGTCCAACACGGGCACGTCCACCTTCGAGTGGGCGCCCGACTTCACCCCGTCCTCCGCGGACGAGCTGGCGAAGGGGCTCCACGCCCTGACCTGGAACGACCGTCCCCTCGATCAGTGGGACTGA